One Pseudomonas rhizophila DNA window includes the following coding sequences:
- the doeB gene encoding N(2)-acetyl-L-2,4-diaminobutanoate deacetylase DoeB translates to MTDLPANPISATVDFTREGVQHGFLKLPYSRDDSAWGAVMIPITVIQRGSGPTALLSGGNHGDEYEGPVALSKLAQRLTAQEVSGRVIIVPFMNTPAFHAARRTSPIDKGNLNRSFPGKPDGTVTEKIADYFNRTLLPLADIVLDIHSGGRTLDFLPFAACHVLPDKQQQARCEAGMLAFNAPYCMRMLELDAGAMYDTAAESQGKVFVTTELGGGGSSTARSVAIAERGVRNLLIHAGILRGEIELQPSMMLDMPDASCFIASEHDGLLEMCRDLGEHVTLGEVVARIYDATRSGVAPIEYRAARSGLLAARHFPGLVRCGDTLAVIADVLA, encoded by the coding sequence ATGACTGACTTGCCTGCCAATCCCATCAGCGCCACGGTCGATTTCACCCGCGAGGGCGTACAGCACGGTTTCCTCAAACTGCCGTATTCGCGAGACGATTCGGCCTGGGGCGCGGTGATGATTCCCATCACCGTGATCCAGCGCGGCAGCGGCCCGACGGCGTTGCTCAGTGGTGGCAACCACGGCGATGAGTACGAAGGCCCGGTAGCCCTGAGCAAGCTGGCACAACGGTTGACCGCGCAAGAGGTGAGCGGAAGGGTGATTATCGTGCCGTTCATGAACACCCCGGCGTTCCATGCCGCACGCCGGACTTCGCCCATCGACAAGGGCAATCTCAACCGCAGTTTTCCCGGCAAGCCGGACGGTACCGTCACTGAGAAAATCGCTGACTATTTCAACCGTACGTTGCTGCCTTTGGCCGACATCGTCCTGGACATCCACTCCGGTGGCCGGACCCTGGACTTCCTGCCGTTCGCCGCCTGCCACGTGTTGCCGGACAAGCAGCAACAGGCCCGTTGCGAGGCGGGGATGCTGGCGTTCAATGCGCCGTATTGCATGCGCATGCTGGAACTGGACGCCGGGGCGATGTACGACACTGCCGCCGAATCCCAGGGCAAGGTGTTTGTCACCACCGAACTGGGCGGTGGCGGCTCATCGACGGCCCGCAGCGTGGCGATTGCCGAGCGCGGCGTACGCAATCTGCTGATCCACGCCGGCATCCTGCGCGGCGAAATCGAGCTACAGCCATCGATGATGCTCGACATGCCCGATGCCAGTTGCTTCATCGCCAGCGAACACGACGGCCTGCTGGAAATGTGCCGCGACCTGGGAGAACACGTGACCCTGGGCGAGGTGGTGGCGCGTATTTACGACGCCACCCGCAGCGGCGTCGCCCCCATCGAATACCGCGCCGCCCGCAGCGGACTGCTGGCGGCCCGGCACTTTCCGGGGCTGGTGCGATGTGGCGATACCTTGGCAGTGATTGCGGATGTGTTGGCGTGA
- a CDS encoding Lrp/AsnC family transcriptional regulator: MHKLDRYDLKILQILAEDGRITKSSLAEAINLSVTPAWERVRKLEMAGLITGYRAQIDWGAVFKRQQVLVEITLARHTAQDMRRFEQRMATAPQVAFCYATGGGVDYLAMIQSPDIDHYQRFVDQLLLEDLGIERYFTYIVTKTIKTGGALPAELAPST, from the coding sequence ATGCACAAGCTCGACCGCTATGACCTCAAGATCCTGCAGATCCTCGCGGAGGATGGACGGATCACCAAGTCGAGTCTGGCCGAGGCGATCAACCTTTCGGTGACGCCGGCCTGGGAGCGGGTGCGCAAGCTGGAAATGGCAGGGCTGATCACCGGCTATCGGGCGCAGATCGACTGGGGCGCGGTGTTCAAGCGTCAACAGGTGCTAGTGGAAATCACCCTGGCCCGACACACCGCCCAGGACATGCGTCGCTTCGAGCAGCGCATGGCCACCGCCCCGCAAGTCGCGTTCTGTTACGCCACCGGCGGCGGGGTGGATTACCTGGCGATGATCCAGTCTCCGGATATCGATCACTACCAGCGCTTTGTCGATCAACTGCTGCTCGAAGACCTCGGCATCGAGCGCTATTTCACCTACATCGTCACCAAAACCATCAAGACCGGCGGCGCCTTGCCGGCGGAGCTGGCACCGTCAACCTGA
- a CDS encoding NAD-dependent succinate-semialdehyde dehydrogenase codes for MTYQHPLLFKALCYIDGQWVHSDSGQSIAVHNPATRTVIGHVPMLDQPQIVAAVDAAQQAFPAWREQSLDARGEILRRWAALIVEHSEDLARILSLEQGKSLAESRGEIAYAASFIPWFAEEARRLYGQNIPSHIPNAHLGTLKEPVGVCALLTPWNFPSAMITRKAAAALAAGCTVVIKPAHETPYSALALAQLAEEAGFPAGVFNVVLGEPQMTMETLVKDRRVRSVSFTGSTRVGKLVLQAAAHDVKKVALELGGNAPFIVCADADLALAVKVAVEAKFQTSGQDCCAANRIMVQRPVYQAFLSRFAAAVRALRVGPAMVDQQEQDVDIGPLMHQAAFDVTADRVADALALGAQRLVGGEAHALGGLFYQPTVLADVTPQMRIYREENFAPIAGVMPFDTLDEAIEMANDTEYGLAAYICSNRLDLIYPLIRRLDHAMVAVNGVKFTGHPIPFGGMKASGLGREGGSEGFEPFVETKYFCLHHQGQFPGESA; via the coding sequence ATGACTTATCAACATCCGCTGCTGTTCAAAGCGCTTTGCTACATCGACGGCCAGTGGGTCCACAGCGACAGCGGCCAGAGCATTGCCGTGCACAACCCCGCCACCCGCACGGTGATCGGCCATGTGCCGATGCTCGATCAGCCGCAGATTGTCGCGGCGGTGGACGCGGCCCAGCAAGCATTCCCCGCGTGGCGTGAACAGAGCCTGGATGCCCGGGGCGAGATTCTACGACGCTGGGCGGCGTTGATCGTCGAACACAGTGAAGACCTGGCGCGCATCCTCAGCCTGGAGCAGGGCAAATCCCTGGCCGAATCCCGCGGCGAAATCGCCTATGCCGCAAGCTTCATTCCCTGGTTCGCCGAAGAAGCCCGGCGCTTGTACGGGCAGAATATCCCCAGCCACATTCCCAACGCCCACCTGGGCACCCTCAAGGAACCGGTGGGCGTCTGCGCGCTGCTCACGCCGTGGAATTTTCCGTCGGCGATGATCACCCGCAAGGCCGCCGCTGCCCTGGCTGCCGGTTGCACCGTGGTCATCAAACCGGCCCACGAAACGCCGTACTCGGCTTTGGCCTTGGCGCAACTGGCCGAGGAAGCGGGATTTCCCGCCGGGGTCTTCAACGTGGTGTTGGGTGAGCCGCAGATGACCATGGAAACCCTGGTCAAGGATCGCCGTGTCCGCTCAGTGAGTTTCACCGGCTCGACTCGGGTCGGCAAACTGGTGCTGCAAGCCGCCGCCCATGATGTGAAGAAAGTCGCCCTGGAGTTGGGCGGCAACGCGCCGTTCATTGTCTGCGCCGATGCTGACCTGGCGCTGGCGGTAAAAGTCGCCGTGGAGGCGAAGTTCCAGACCTCGGGCCAGGATTGCTGCGCGGCGAACCGGATCATGGTCCAGCGCCCGGTTTATCAGGCGTTCCTCAGCCGTTTCGCCGCGGCGGTTCGGGCGTTGCGGGTCGGCCCGGCCATGGTCGATCAGCAGGAGCAGGATGTGGATATTGGCCCGTTGATGCACCAGGCGGCATTCGACGTAACTGCCGACCGGGTCGCCGATGCGCTGGCCCTTGGCGCCCAGCGCCTGGTCGGTGGCGAAGCCCATGCCTTGGGCGGGTTGTTCTACCAGCCAACGGTGCTGGCCGATGTCACGCCGCAAATGCGTATCTACCGCGAAGAAAATTTCGCGCCCATCGCCGGGGTGATGCCGTTCGACACCCTGGATGAAGCCATCGAAATGGCCAACGACACCGAATACGGTCTGGCAGCCTATATTTGCTCCAACCGCCTGGACCTCATTTATCCACTGATTCGCCGTCTCGACCACGCCATGGTCGCGGTCAACGGCGTCAAGTTCACCGGCCATCCGATCCCCTTCGGTGGCATGAAAGCCTCGGGCCTTGGTCGCGAGGGTGGCAGCGAGGGCTTCGAGCCCTTCGTCGAAACCAAATACTTTTGCCTGCACCATCAAGGCCAGTTCCCAGGAGAATCCGCATGA
- a CDS encoding aspartate aminotransferase family protein, protein MSQEFNTLFEQDRAHFMHPSTHAHDHASGALKGRIIKSAAGIRIRDHEGRDFIDAFAGLYCVNIGYGRTEVADAIYKQAKELAYYHTYVGHSSEAIIELSSRIMDWAPEGMKKVYYGLSGSDANETQVKLVRYYNNVLGRPQKKKIISRDRGYHGSGIMTGSLTGLATFHQHFDLPVEGVKHTVCPHWYRKAPAGMDEGTFVRYCADELEKMILAEGPDTVAAFIGEPLMGTGGIIVPPAGYWDAIQAVLKKYDVLLIADEVVCAFGRLGSKMGSQRYGMKPDLITTAKGLTSAYAPLSAVIIGEKVWSVIEKASQTEGAMGHGWTYSGHPICAAAALANLDILERENLTANAEDVGGYLNRRLRESLEGHPLVGEVRGDGMLAAVEFMADREQRSAFDPALKVGPRVSAACLERGMIARAMPHGDILGFAPPLILTREEADLIVDITKGAIDQVAGEVLG, encoded by the coding sequence ATGAGCCAGGAATTCAACACGCTGTTCGAACAAGACCGTGCGCATTTCATGCACCCCTCGACCCACGCCCATGACCACGCCAGCGGTGCGCTCAAGGGCCGGATCATCAAGAGCGCAGCGGGCATCCGCATTCGCGACCATGAAGGCCGTGACTTCATCGACGCCTTTGCCGGCCTCTACTGCGTGAACATCGGCTACGGCCGCACCGAAGTGGCCGATGCCATCTACAAGCAGGCCAAGGAACTGGCCTACTACCACACCTACGTCGGCCACTCGAGCGAGGCGATCATCGAACTGTCCAGTCGCATCATGGACTGGGCACCGGAAGGGATGAAAAAGGTCTACTACGGCCTGTCCGGTTCCGATGCCAACGAAACCCAGGTCAAACTGGTGCGTTACTACAACAACGTGCTGGGCCGGCCGCAGAAGAAGAAAATCATCTCTCGCGATCGTGGCTACCATGGTTCGGGCATCATGACCGGCAGCCTGACTGGGCTGGCGACCTTCCACCAGCATTTCGACCTGCCGGTGGAAGGGGTCAAGCACACCGTGTGCCCCCATTGGTATCGCAAGGCCCCGGCGGGCATGGACGAAGGCACGTTCGTACGCTACTGCGCCGATGAGCTGGAAAAAATGATCCTGGCTGAAGGGCCGGACACCGTGGCGGCGTTCATTGGTGAGCCTTTGATGGGCACGGGCGGGATCATTGTTCCGCCGGCCGGTTATTGGGACGCGATCCAGGCGGTGCTGAAAAAGTATGACGTGTTGCTGATTGCCGATGAAGTGGTCTGCGCCTTCGGTCGCCTGGGCTCGAAGATGGGCAGCCAGCGCTACGGCATGAAGCCGGACCTGATCACCACCGCCAAAGGCCTGACCAGCGCGTATGCACCGTTGTCGGCGGTGATCATCGGGGAAAAGGTCTGGAGTGTGATTGAAAAAGCCTCCCAGACCGAAGGCGCCATGGGGCACGGCTGGACCTATTCAGGACATCCGATCTGCGCGGCGGCGGCACTGGCCAACCTCGACATTCTCGAGCGGGAAAACCTCACCGCCAACGCCGAGGATGTCGGCGGCTACCTGAACCGCCGGCTGCGTGAAAGCCTCGAAGGCCATCCGCTGGTGGGTGAAGTGCGCGGTGATGGCATGCTTGCGGCGGTGGAGTTCATGGCTGATCGCGAGCAGCGCAGCGCTTTTGATCCGGCGCTGAAAGTCGGCCCCAGGGTCTCGGCCGCTTGCCTGGAACGCGGCATGATCGCCCGCGCCATGCCCCACGGCGACATCCTGGGCTTCGCCCCGCCGCTGATCCTGACCCGCGAAGAGGCGGACCTGATCGTCGACATCACCAAAGGGGCTATCGATCAGGTGGCGGGTGAAGTGTTGGGGTGA
- a CDS encoding YhcB family protein, translating into MEHSLLVWLLPTLALVAGVAIGFLLARLLPNAVPNSTQRQLDDIQERFDSYQNEVVTHFNSTASLVKKLTQSYQDVQDHLSEGANRLALDEQTRQRLLAALHADAAQTPRERLTPPKEVQEPPRDYAPKAPNSPGMLDEHYGLKK; encoded by the coding sequence GTGGAACACTCGCTCTTAGTTTGGCTGTTGCCGACTCTTGCCCTGGTTGCCGGTGTCGCCATTGGATTCCTGCTTGCCCGACTGCTGCCCAATGCGGTGCCTAACAGCACGCAACGTCAGCTGGACGACATTCAGGAACGTTTCGACAGTTATCAGAATGAAGTGGTCACTCACTTCAACAGCACCGCTTCTCTGGTGAAAAAACTCACTCAGAGCTACCAGGACGTCCAGGATCATTTGTCCGAGGGTGCCAATCGCCTGGCCCTCGACGAGCAGACTCGCCAACGCCTGCTGGCCGCCCTGCATGCTGATGCGGCGCAGACACCACGGGAACGCCTGACCCCACCAAAAGAGGTCCAGGAACCACCCCGGGACTACGCCCCCAAGGCCCCAAATTCACCCGGCATGCTCGATGAGCATTACGGTTTGAAGAAGTAA
- a CDS encoding alpha/beta hydrolase has product MRETPVVIDGPVGQLEALYLDSEAPRGLALICHPNPVQGGTMLNKVVSTLQRTARDACLVTLRFNYRGVGASAGSHDMGTGEVDDAQAAADWLREKYPQLPLTLFGFSFGGFVAASLGGRLEAQGQPPKHLFMVAPAVMRLDAQSPLPMSGELTVIQPETDEVVDPQLVYQWSDALQRPHELLKVAECGHFFHGKLTDLKDLLLPRLSN; this is encoded by the coding sequence ATGCGCGAAACCCCTGTAGTCATTGATGGCCCCGTGGGCCAACTGGAAGCCTTGTACCTGGACAGCGAAGCGCCCCGTGGCCTGGCGCTGATCTGCCACCCCAACCCGGTGCAGGGCGGGACCATGCTCAACAAAGTCGTCTCGACCTTGCAACGCACTGCCCGTGATGCTTGCCTGGTTACGTTGCGTTTCAATTATCGCGGGGTCGGCGCCAGTGCCGGCAGCCATGACATGGGCACTGGCGAAGTCGACGACGCCCAGGCTGCAGCCGATTGGTTGCGGGAAAAATACCCGCAACTGCCGCTCACCCTGTTCGGTTTCTCGTTTGGCGGCTTCGTTGCCGCAAGCCTTGGCGGACGTCTGGAAGCCCAGGGCCAGCCACCCAAGCACCTGTTCATGGTGGCCCCGGCGGTGATGCGCCTGGACGCGCAATCGCCCTTGCCGATGAGCGGCGAGTTGACCGTGATCCAGCCGGAAACCGACGAAGTGGTCGACCCCCAGCTGGTTTACCAATGGTCGGACGCGCTCCAGCGCCCCCATGAGCTGCTGAAAGTGGCAGAATGCGGGCACTTTTTCCATGGCAAGCTGACCGATCTCAAGGATCTGCTCCTGCCGCGCCTCTCGAATTGA
- a CDS encoding tryptophan--tRNA ligase produces MTTRTRILTGITTTGTPHLGNYAGAIRPAILASRDSNADSFYFLADYHALIKCDDPLRIQRSRLEIAATWLAGGLDVDRVTFYRQSDIPEIPELTWLLTCVAAKGLLNRAHAYKASVDKNVEAGEDPDAGITMGLYSYPVLMAADILMFNAHKVPVGRDQIQHVEMARDIGQRFNHLFGQGKEFFTMPEALIEESVATLPGLDGRKMSKSYDNTIPLFSSAKDMKDAISRIVTDSRAPGEAKDPDNSHLFTLFQAFATPAQSDEFRSELLQGLGWGEAKNRLFQLLDSELGESRERYHQLIERPADLEDILQLGAKKARAVATPFLNELREAVGLRSFVSQVQVATSTKKKVAKAARFVSFREGDGSFRFRLLAADGEQLVLSRNFADGKTAGQVTKQLQAGQPLDVRSDELSFSVWLDGACVADSPAFADSAARDAAIEALRVALTPVQD; encoded by the coding sequence ATGACGACTCGTACCCGCATCCTGACCGGCATCACCACCACCGGCACCCCGCACCTGGGCAACTACGCCGGCGCTATCCGTCCGGCGATCCTCGCCAGCCGCGACAGCAACGCCGATTCGTTCTATTTCCTGGCCGACTACCACGCCTTGATCAAATGCGATGACCCGTTGCGCATCCAGCGCTCGCGTCTGGAAATCGCCGCGACCTGGCTTGCCGGTGGCCTGGACGTGGACCGCGTGACCTTCTATCGCCAGTCCGACATTCCCGAAATTCCGGAACTGACCTGGCTGCTGACCTGCGTCGCCGCCAAGGGGCTGCTCAATCGCGCCCACGCCTACAAGGCGTCGGTGGACAAAAACGTCGAGGCCGGCGAAGACCCGGATGCCGGCATCACCATGGGGCTGTACAGCTACCCGGTGCTGATGGCCGCGGACATCCTGATGTTCAACGCCCACAAGGTGCCGGTCGGTCGCGACCAGATCCAGCACGTGGAAATGGCCCGCGACATCGGCCAGCGCTTCAACCATCTGTTCGGCCAGGGCAAGGAGTTTTTCACCATGCCCGAGGCGCTGATCGAGGAGAGCGTCGCCACCCTGCCGGGCCTTGATGGCCGCAAGATGTCCAAGAGCTACGACAACACCATCCCGTTGTTCAGCAGCGCCAAGGACATGAAGGACGCGATCTCGCGGATCGTCACCGACTCCCGCGCACCGGGCGAAGCCAAGGATCCGGACAACTCCCACCTGTTCACCTTGTTCCAGGCCTTCGCCACGCCAGCGCAGTCCGACGAGTTCCGCAGCGAACTGCTGCAGGGCCTGGGTTGGGGCGAAGCCAAGAACCGCCTGTTCCAATTGCTCGACAGTGAACTGGGCGAGTCCCGCGAACGTTATCACCAGTTGATCGAACGCCCGGCGGACCTTGAAGACATCCTGCAACTGGGTGCGAAAAAAGCCCGGGCCGTGGCCACACCGTTCCTCAACGAACTGCGCGAAGCCGTCGGCCTGCGTTCGTTTGTCAGCCAGGTTCAGGTGGCGACCAGCACGAAAAAGAAAGTGGCCAAAGCCGCACGTTTCGTGAGCTTTCGCGAAGGCGACGGCAGTTTCCGCTTCCGTCTGCTGGCCGCCGATGGCGAGCAATTGGTGTTGTCGCGCAATTTTGCCGATGGCAAGACCGCGGGCCAGGTCACCAAGCAACTGCAAGCCGGCCAGCCACTGGACGTGCGCAGCGACGAGCTGAGCTTCAGTGTCTGGCTTGACGGCGCCTGTGTGGCCGACAGTCCGGCCTTTGCGGACAGCGCCGCTCGGGATGCTGCCATCGAGGCTTTGCGCGTGGCCCTGACGCCAGTTCAGGACTGA
- the zapE gene encoding cell division protein ZapE, whose amino-acid sequence MTPLERYQADLKRPEFFHDAAQETAVRHLQRLYDDLVAASNNKPGLLGKLFGKKDQVPVKGLYFWGGVGRGKTYLVDTFFEALPFKEKTRTHFHRFMKRVHEEMKTLGGEKNPLTIIAKRFSDETRVICFDEFFVSDITDAMILGTLMEELFKNGVTLVATSNIVPDGLYKDGLQRARFLPAIALIKEHTDIVNVDSGVDYRLRHLEQAELFHFPLDAAAEESLRKSFRALTPECTQAVENDVLVIENRQIRAVRTCDDVAWFDFRELCDGPRSQNDYIELGKIFHAVLLSNVEQMSVTTDDIARRFINMVDEFYDRNVKLIISAEVELKDLYTGGRLTFEFQRTLSRLLEMQSHEFLARAHKP is encoded by the coding sequence ATGACGCCCCTAGAACGATATCAAGCTGATCTGAAACGCCCGGAGTTCTTCCACGACGCAGCCCAGGAAACGGCAGTGCGGCATTTGCAGCGCCTGTACGACGATCTGGTCGCCGCGTCGAACAACAAGCCGGGCTTGTTGGGCAAACTGTTCGGCAAGAAGGATCAGGTCCCGGTCAAGGGCCTGTATTTCTGGGGCGGTGTCGGCCGTGGTAAAACCTACCTGGTCGACACCTTCTTCGAGGCGTTGCCGTTCAAGGAGAAGACACGGACGCACTTCCACCGCTTCATGAAGCGTGTGCATGAAGAAATGAAGACGCTGGGCGGCGAGAAGAACCCGCTGACCATCATCGCCAAGCGGTTCTCCGACGAGACGCGGGTGATCTGCTTCGATGAGTTTTTCGTTTCCGACATCACCGACGCCATGATTCTCGGCACCTTGATGGAGGAGTTGTTCAAGAACGGCGTGACTTTGGTCGCCACCTCGAACATCGTGCCGGACGGCCTTTACAAGGACGGCCTGCAACGCGCGCGCTTCCTGCCGGCCATTGCGCTGATAAAGGAACACACCGACATCGTCAACGTCGACAGCGGGGTGGACTATCGCCTGCGTCACCTGGAGCAGGCGGAGCTGTTTCACTTCCCCCTGGACGCCGCAGCTGAAGAAAGCCTGCGCAAGAGCTTCCGGGCCCTGACGCCGGAATGCACCCAGGCGGTCGAAAATGATGTGTTGGTCATCGAGAATCGCCAGATCCGCGCCGTGCGGACCTGCGATGACGTGGCCTGGTTCGACTTTCGTGAACTGTGCGATGGCCCTCGTAGCCAGAACGACTACATCGAGCTGGGCAAGATCTTCCACGCGGTACTGCTCAGCAACGTGGAGCAAATGAGCGTCACCACCGACGACATTGCCCGCCGGTTCATCAACATGGTCGACGAGTTCTACGACCGTAACGTGAAGCTGATCATTTCGGCCGAAGTCGAACTCAAGGATCTCTACACCGGCGGTCGCCTGACCTTTGAGTTCCAGCGAACCTTGAGTCGTTTGCTGGAAATGCAATCACACGAATTCCTGGCGCGGGCGCATAAGCCGTAA
- a CDS encoding GlxA family transcriptional regulator, producing MASLRYGKQLGHGLTPAFETRLVSPDGKPVNSFSDVIMPVDGGLENTDVIILPAFWDDFGTLCQRYPQVLPWLREQHARGAVLCGEATGVFWLAEAGLLDGKEATTYWRFFNAFKERFPQVHLNQDKHLTDADNLFCAGGTTSACDLYIYLIERFCGANVAQAVARDILYEVQRSYSPGRIGFGGQKLHQDVIILQIQHWLEEHFADKFRFEDVAREHGMSIRNFMRRFQTATGDKPLHYLQRLRIETAKGLLSGSRKSIKTISYEVGYDDASFFARLFRQHTELSPNQYRQQFQQAA from the coding sequence CTGGCCAGCCTGCGCTACGGCAAACAACTGGGCCACGGCCTGACACCGGCGTTCGAAACCCGGCTGGTCAGTCCCGACGGCAAACCGGTGAACAGCTTCAGCGACGTGATCATGCCGGTGGACGGCGGCCTGGAAAATACCGATGTGATCATCCTCCCGGCTTTTTGGGATGATTTCGGCACCCTCTGCCAACGTTACCCGCAGGTCCTGCCCTGGCTGCGGGAACAGCATGCCCGTGGCGCAGTGCTCTGCGGCGAGGCGACCGGGGTGTTCTGGCTGGCCGAGGCCGGGCTGCTCGATGGCAAGGAAGCCACCACGTACTGGCGGTTCTTCAACGCCTTCAAGGAGCGCTTCCCCCAGGTCCACCTCAACCAGGACAAGCACCTGACCGACGCCGACAACCTGTTCTGCGCCGGCGGCACGACCTCGGCCTGCGACCTCTATATCTACCTCATCGAACGGTTCTGCGGCGCCAACGTGGCCCAGGCCGTGGCACGAGACATTCTCTATGAAGTGCAGCGCAGCTACTCACCGGGAAGAATCGGTTTCGGGGGCCAGAAACTGCATCAGGATGTGATCATCCTGCAGATCCAGCACTGGCTCGAAGAACACTTCGCCGACAAGTTCCGCTTTGAGGACGTCGCTCGGGAGCACGGTATGAGCATCCGCAACTTCATGCGCCGCTTCCAGACCGCCACGGGAGACAAACCGCTGCATTACCTGCAACGGCTGCGTATAGAAACCGCCAAGGGCTTGTTGTCCGGCAGCCGCAAAAGCATCAAGACCATCAGCTATGAAGTCGGCTACGACGATGCGAGCTTCTTCGCACGGCTGTTCCGCCAACATACCGAGTTATCGCCGAACCAGTATCGACAGCAATTTCAGCAGGCGGCGTGA
- a CDS encoding acyl-CoA dehydrogenase family protein codes for MIPRTLFSSEHELFRDSVRTFLEKEAVPYHSQWEKQGHVDRQLWNKAGEAGMLCSHLPEAYGGLDADFLYSTVVIEEIGRLGLTGIGFSLHSDIVAPYILHYGSEALKHKYLPKLVSGEMVTAIAMTEPGAGSDLQGVKTTAVLEGDEYIINGSKTFITNGFLADLVIVVAKTDPKAGAKGTSLFLVEAGTPGFEKGKRLEKVGMKAQDTSELFFQDVRVPKENLLGQAGMGFAYLMQELPQERLTVAIGGLASAEAALQWTLDYTRERKAFGKSIADFQNTRFKLAEMATEIQIGRVFVDRCLELHLQGKLDVPTAAMAKYWGTDLQCKVLDECVQLHGGYGFMWEYPVARAWADARVQRIYAGTNEIMKEIIARSL; via the coding sequence ATGATCCCCAGAACCCTGTTCAGTTCCGAACACGAACTGTTTCGCGACAGCGTACGAACCTTCCTCGAAAAAGAAGCGGTGCCGTACCACAGTCAGTGGGAAAAACAGGGGCATGTGGATCGTCAGTTGTGGAACAAGGCGGGGGAGGCGGGGATGTTGTGCTCGCATCTGCCAGAGGCTTATGGCGGGCTGGATGCCGATTTTCTCTACAGCACCGTGGTGATTGAAGAAATCGGAAGATTGGGGCTGACGGGCATTGGCTTCTCGCTGCACTCCGACATCGTTGCGCCCTACATCCTGCACTACGGCAGTGAAGCGCTGAAACACAAGTACCTGCCCAAACTGGTGTCTGGTGAGATGGTCACGGCCATCGCTATGACCGAGCCGGGCGCCGGTTCCGACCTGCAAGGCGTGAAGACCACGGCGGTGCTGGAGGGTGATGAGTACATCATCAACGGCTCGAAGACCTTTATCACCAACGGCTTTCTGGCCGATCTGGTGATTGTGGTTGCCAAGACCGATCCGAAAGCAGGCGCCAAGGGCACCAGTCTGTTCCTGGTGGAAGCGGGTACGCCTGGCTTCGAAAAAGGCAAGCGCCTGGAGAAGGTCGGGATGAAGGCTCAGGACACTTCGGAGCTGTTTTTCCAGGATGTTCGCGTGCCCAAGGAAAACCTGCTGGGGCAGGCCGGGATGGGCTTTGCCTACCTGATGCAGGAACTGCCCCAGGAACGCCTGACGGTGGCTATTGGTGGCCTGGCGTCGGCCGAAGCGGCGCTGCAATGGACGCTGGACTACACCCGCGAGCGCAAGGCTTTTGGTAAATCCATCGCGGACTTCCAGAACACCCGGTTCAAACTGGCGGAAATGGCGACCGAGATCCAGATCGGTCGGGTCTTCGTCGACCGCTGCCTGGAACTGCATCTGCAAGGCAAGCTCGACGTGCCGACGGCGGCGATGGCCAAGTACTGGGGCACTGACCTGCAGTGCAAGGTGCTCGACGAATGCGTGCAGCTGCATGGCGGCTACGGGTTCATGTGGGAATACCCGGTCGCCCGGGCGTGGGCCGACGCGCGGGTGCAGCGCATCTATGCCGGGACCAATGAAATCATGAAGGAAATTATTGCGCGGTCGCTTTGA